A genomic region of Arachis stenosperma cultivar V10309 chromosome 9, arast.V10309.gnm1.PFL2, whole genome shotgun sequence contains the following coding sequences:
- the LOC130951380 gene encoding protein ROOT HAIR DEFECTIVE 3-like, with product MANNHCCSTQLIDGDGTFNVTGIESFMKEVKFSECGLSYAVVSIMGPQSSGKSTLLNNLFRTNFREMDAFKGRSQTTKGIWMARCTGIEPCTIVMDLEGTDGRERGEDDTAFEKQSALFALAVSDIVLINMWCHDIGREQAANKPLLKTVFQVMMRLFSPRKTTLLFVIRDKTRTPLENLEPVLREDIQKIWDSVPKPQAHKETPLSEFFNVEVTALSSYEEKEEQFKEQVANLRQRFQHSIAPGGLAGDRRGVVPASGFSFSAQQIWKVIKENKDLDLPAHKVMVATVRCEEIANEKYATFSANEEWCQLEEAVQSGPVQGFGKKLNSLLGACLSEYDLEATYFDEGVRSAKQKQLQEKLLQLVQPSFLSALGHIRSGIVDKFKDVFDKALNRGEGFSLAAKNCIESSMAQFDEACADVVIELADWDTSKVREKLRRDIDAHVASVRDAKLSELTSSYEEKLKEALSGPVEALLDEASGDTWSSIKKLLRRETESAVSGFSAALAGFDMDEDTRQKMISNIADYARGVVEGKARDEAGRVLIRMKDRFTMLFSHDTDSMPRVWTGKEDIRTITKTARSASLKLLSVMAVIRLDDGDTDNIEKTLAVALIDSSSSNVTDRSITTVDPLASSTWEKVPSSKTLITPVQCKSLWRQFKTETEYSVSQAISAQEANKRNNNWLPPPWAILALIILGFNEFMTLLRNPLYLLVIFIGYLLIKALWVQLDITGEFRHGALPGLLSLSTKFVPTVMNLMKKLADEGADNNTHRNPPKGDYKAANDGSAASSSASSNVSVLDNGTKHNRTEYSSSSKFE from the exons ATGG CTAATAATCATTGCTGTTCAACTCAACTTATTGATGGAGATGGTACATTCAATGTAACTGGGATTGAAAGTTTCATGAAGGAGGTGAAATTTAGTGAATGTGGGCTTTCGTACGCTGTAGTTTCCATTATGGGTCCACAAAGTAGTG GCAAGAGCACGCTGTTAAACAATTTGTTTCGTACCAATTTCCGTGAGATGGATGCTTTTAAGGGAAG GTCTCAAACAACCAAAGGAATCTGGATGGCTAGATGTACTGGGATAGAGCCTTGTACCATTGTGATGGATTTGGAAGGAACAGATGGAAGAGAACGTGGAGAG GATGATACTGCATTTGAAAAGCAGAGTGCTTTATTTGCTCTTGCTGTCTCAGATATAGTGCTAATCAACAT GTGGTGTCATGACATTGGCCGTGAGCAAGCTGCTAATAAGCCACTCTTGAAAACTGTCTTTCAG GTTATGATGAGATTGTTTAGCCCACGCAAAACGACATTGTTGTTTGTCATACGTGACAAAACGCGG ACACCACTTGAAAATTTAGAACCTGTCTTGCGAGAAGATATTCAGAAG ATATGGGACTCGGTTCCTAAACCACAAGCCCACAAGGAAACCCCACTTAGTGAATTTTTTAAT GTTGAAGTTACTGCTCTTTCTAGttatgaagaaaaagaagagcaaTTTAAGGAGCAG GTTGCCAACTTGAGGCAACGATTCCAGCACTCCATCGCTCCTGGTGGGCTTGCAGGGGACAGGCGAGGAGTAGTTCCTGCATCGGGCTTTTCTTTTAGTGCTCAGCAAATCTGGAAAGTCATCAAAGAGAACAAGGACCTTGACCTTCCTGCACATAAG GTAATGGTTGCCACTGTCCGATGTGAAGAAATTGCCAACGAGAAATATGCCACTTTTTCTGCAAATGAG GAATGGTGCCAATTAGAAGAAGCCGTACAATCAGGCCCTGTTCAGGGGTTTGGAAAAAAACTCAATTCACTCCTAGGTGCTTGTTTGTCAGA GTATGATCTTGAAGCCACTTATTTTGATGAAGGTGTGAGATCTGCAAAACAAAAACAACTCCAAGAAAAATTGTTGCAA CTTGTCCAACCATCGTTCCTTTCTGCGCTGGGACATATAAGATCTGGAATAGTGGATAAATTCAAGGATGTATTTGACAAGGCTTTGAATAGAGGTGAAGGGTTTTCTTTGGCTGCCAAAAACTGCATTGAGTCTTCTATGGCTCAATTTGACGAAGCTTGCGCAG ATGTTGTAATTGAACTAGCAGACTGGGATACATCTAAAGTAAGGGAGAAACTGCGGCGTGACATTGATGCACATGTGGCATCTGTACGTGATGCTAAGCTTTCTGAACTGACTTCATCGTATGAG GAAAAACTTAAAGAAGCCTTGTCTGGACCTGTTGAAGCTCTTTTGGATGAAGCAAGTGGTGATACTTGGTCATCAATAAAGAAACTTCTTAGGCGTGAGACTGAATCAGCTGTCTCAGGGTTCTCTGCTGCACTTGCTGGGTTTGATATGGATGAAGATACGAGACAGAAAATGATTTCGAATATAGCAGATTATGCTAGGGGTGTAGTAGAAGGAAAGGCTAGGGATGAAGCTGGAAGAGTTCTAATCCGGATGAAGGATAG GTTTACGATGTTGTTTAGCCACGACACTGATTCAATGCCTCGTGTATGGACGGGCAAAGAAGATATCCGTACCATCACAAAGACTGCTCGCTCTGCT TCTTTGAAGTTACTGTCTGTCATGGCTGTTATTCGTTTGGATGATGGTGATACTGATAATATTGAGAAAACATTAGCCGTTGCATTGATAGATTCATCAAGCAGTAATGTTACTGATAGGAGCATCACAACGGTTGATCCGCTAGCTTCTAGCACATGGGAAAAG GTACCATCCTCTAAGACATTGATTACACCTGTCCAATGCAAATCCTTGTGGAGGCAATTCAAGACAGAGACAGAATACAGTGTCTCTCAGGCCATTTCTGCACAG GAGGCCAACAAGCGTAATAACAACTGGTTACCTCCTCCATGGGCAATACTTGCTTTGATTATTCTCGGATTTAATGAATTTATGACACTCTTAAG AAATCCGTTGTATTTGCTTGTCATCTTTATTGGTTATCTTCTCATCAAAGCCCTATGGGTGCAATTGGACATTACGGGTGAATTTCGCCATGGAGCT CTGCCGGGACTCTTATCCTTGTCTACCAAATTCGTTCCAACTGTCATGAACCTTATGAAAAAACTAGCAGACGAGGGTGCAGATAACAATACTCACAGAAATCCACCAAAAGGCGATTACAAGGCTGCTAATGATGGTAGTGCTGCATCTTCCAGTGCTTCATCAAATGTAAGTGTGCTTGACAACGGAACCAAACACAACAGAACTGAATACTCCAGTTCATCAAAATTCGAGTAG
- the LOC130951381 gene encoding protein DETOXIFICATION 35-like: protein MKLKEKDFAVNQMGRVIIIPEESDDLWMLYNIINPGDYVTADTSRKVHHQLNDGRNTTASRVRLSVHLKVTCGDFDKDSSTLRIQGRNLEPNGYVAVGSFHTLTLECNKPFELHKKVWKQDVVEALQERENHEVCPDAELAVTLFQQDHAEIYLIGKGVTAMVSKVETSSSSTEGRKSSSSSPSSNTTKNVFFREVFAEFIKYVDLNKVKNTVIASEDSKKDEFRRFMISKAKRMKMRSVEENIGRIVVAAGGGCNGNLKDLLGESTVMNLMKDSKVGLQIRALRKVWDMVSSDSDRACYGPKSVESAQEMGAIETLLISDELYRSDEVATRKRYGCLVKAVKDSGGEALVYSSMHVMAEQLQQLTGIAAILSLKYIKLSAISLINSVVGTFAFGFMLGMGSATETLCGQAFGAGQVEMLGVYLQRSWAILSVTSLLLMPIYIFAAPILKFLGQQHDIADRAGSFAPLVIPQFLSLAFNFPTQKFLQAQSKVNIIAWIGFFALILHVVMLWLFIYVLQLGLTGAALAFDITSWVITLAQLAYVFFWCKEGWHGLSWKALKDIWPFVRLSLESAVMLCLEVWYMMSLIVLAGHLDNAVIAVDSLSICMNLNGWEFMIFIGVNAAVSVRVSNELGLGHPRAAKYSVYVITLQSFLIGILCMVAILIFRDSFAVIFTSSKPLQESVTKLAYFLSVTMILNSIQPVISGVAVGGGWQALVAYINVGCYYVFGLPLGFILGYKVNLGVKGLWGGMICGIALQTLLLLLILYKTNWKKEVEQTNERMRKWGGQEIKVDRRVGSAEA, encoded by the exons ATGAAACTGAAGGAAAAAGATTTCGCAGTGAACCAAATGGGAAGAGTGATCATAATCCCTGAAGAATCCGACGACCTATGGATGCTCTACAACATCATCAACCCCGGCGATTACGTCACGGCCGATACCTCCCGGAAGGTCCACCACCAACTCAACGACGGCAGGAACACCACCGCCTCACGTGTCAGGCTCTCTGTCCACCTCAAGGTCACCTGCGGCGACTTCGACAAGGACTCTTCCACCCTTCGCATCCAAGGCCGCAATCTCGAGCCCAACGGTTATGTTGCCGTCGGATCCTTTCACACCCTCACGTTGGAGTGCAACAAACCCTTCGAGCTCCACAAGAAGGTCTGGAAGCAAGACGTCGTCGAGGCTCTCCAGGAACGAGAGAACCACGAAGTTTGTCCCGATGCGGAACTCGCAGTAACTCTCTTTCAACAAGACCATGCTGAGATTTATCTGATTGGAAAAGGCGTAACTGCCATGGTTTCCAAGGTTGAAACCTCTTCTTCCAGTACCGAAGGAAGAAAGTCTTCATCTTCATCTCCTTCTTCAAACACTACGAAGAACGTGTTCTTCCGCGAGGTTTTTGCGGAGTTCATAAAGTACGTGGATCTGAACAAGGTTAAGAACACTGTGATCGCAAGCGAGGATTCGAAAAAGGACGAGTTTCGAAGGTTTATGATATCGAAGgcaaagaggatgaagatgagaAGCGTAGAAGAGAACATAGGAAGGATCGTGGTGGCTGCTGGTGGTGGTTGCAACGGCAATTTGAAGGATCTTTTGGGAGAAAGCACGGTGATGAACCTTATGAAGGACAGCAAGGTAGGGTTGCAGATTAGGGCACTGAGGAAGGTTTGGGACATGGTTTCGAGTGACTCGGATCGAGCTTGCTACGGACCGAAGAGCGTGGAGAGTGCGCAGGAGATGGGAGCCATTGAAACGCTTCTGATCAGTGATGAGCTGTATCGGAGTGATGAGGTTGCCACGAGGAAGAGGTACGGTTGTTTGGTGAAGGCTGTTAAGGATAGTGGTGGGGAAGCTTTGGTGTACTCTTCCATGCATGTTATGGCAGAGCAGTTGCAGCAACTCACCGGTATTGCCGCCATTCTCAG tttgAAGTATATAAAACTCTCTGCTATCTCCTTGATCAACTCAGTCGTCGGCACTTTCGCTTTCGGCTTCATG CTTGGCATGGGAAGCGCAACGGAGACACTGTGCGGGCAAGCTTTTGGGGCAGGGCAGGTTGAAATGCTGGGTGTGTACTTGCAACGGTCATGGGCAATCCTGTCGGTGACCAGTCTTTTGCTAATGCCAATATACATATTTGCTGCTCCAATCCTGAAGTTTCTGGGGCAACAGCATGATATAGCTGACAGAGCAGGAAGCTTTGCTCCCCTTGTAATCCCCCAATTTCTCTCACTTGCATTCAATTTTCCAACCCAGAAGTTCCTTCAGGCGCAAAGCAAGGTCAATATCATCGCCTGGATCGGCTTCTTCGCGCTAATCCTGCACGTTGTGATGCTGTGGCTCTTCATCTATGTGCTGCAATTAGGCTTAACTGGTGCAGCATTGGCATTTGATATCACAAGCTGGGTGATAACATTGGCTCAACTTGCTTATGTCTTTTTTTGGTGCAAGGAAGGTTGGCATGGATTGTCATGGAAGGCCTTGAAAGATATATGGCCCTTTGTTAGGCTCTCCCTTGAATCTGCTGTCATGCTTTGTCTTGAAGTTTGGTATATGATGAGCCTCATTGTTCTTGCTGGCCACCTTGATAATGCAGTCATAGCTGTTGATTCCCTCTCTATATG CATGAATTTGAATGGGTGGGAGTTCATGATCTTTATTGGAGTAAATGCTGCTGTCAG tGTGAGAGTTTCCAACGAACTGGGACTTGGACATCCAAGAGCTGCCAAATACTCTGTCTATGTGATAACACTTCAGTCCTTTCTAATTGGAATCCTTTGCATGGTGGCTATTTTGATATTTAGAGATTCTTTCGCCGTCATCTTCACTAGCAGCAAGCCTTTGCAAGAATCGGTCACAAAACTCGCATACTTCCTTTCTGTTACTATGATTCTAAACAGCATTCAACCAGTTATTTCAG GTGTTGCTGTTGGAGGTGGGTGGCAGGCACTGGTGGCTTACATCAATGTAGGTTGTTACTATGtgtttggacttccactggGGTTTATTCTTGGTTATAAAGTTAACTTGGGAGTTAAG GGACTTTGGGGAGGTATGATATGTGGAATTGCTCTGCAAACATTGCTGCTTTTGTTGATACTTTACAAGACCAATTGGAAGAAAGAG GTGGAACAAACAAATGAAAGAATGAGGAAGTGGGGGGGACAAGAAATCAAAGTTGATAGGAGAGTGGGTTCTGCGGAAGCTTGA
- the LOC130951245 gene encoding protein DETOXIFICATION 35-like: MDNSNSNNSIPLLNGGGGVVAEDGDYVKVKGLREAKKIFWIETAKVWQIALPIVFNIWCQYGVNSITSIFIGHLGDLELSAISLINSVVGTFAFGFMLGMGSATETLCGQAFGAGQVEMLGVYLQRSWAILSVTSLLLMPIYIFAAPILKFLGQQHDIADRAGSFAPLVIPQFLSLAFNFPTQKFLQAQSKVNIIAWIGFFALILHVVMLWLFIYVLQLGLTGAALAFDITSWVITLAQLAYVFFWCKEGWHGLSWKALKDIWPFVRLSLESAVMLCLEVWYMMSLIVLAGHLDNAVIAVDSLSICMNLNGWEFMIFIGVNAAVSVRVSNELGLGHPRAAKYSVYVITLQSFLIGILSMVAILIFRDSFAVIFTSSKPLQESVSKLAYFLSVTMILNSIQPVISGVAVGGGWQALVAYINVGCYYVFGLPLGFILGYKVNLGVKGLWGGMICGIALQTLLLLLILYKTNWKKEVEQTNERMRKWGGQEIKVDRRVGSAEA, from the exons ATGGACAATAGCAACAGCAATAATAGTATTCCCCTGCTCAACGGCGGCGGAGGGGTGGTGGCGGAGGACGGAGACTACGTGAAAGTGAAGGGGCTGAGGGAGGCGAAGAAGATTTTCTGGATAGAAACAGCCAAGGTATGGCAGATAGCATTGCCTATAGTGTTCAACATTTGGTGCCAGTACGGTGTCAACTCCATAACCAGCATCTTCATTGGACACCTCGGAGACCTCGAACTCTCTGCTATCTCCTTGATCAACTCAGTCGTCGGCACTTTCGCTTTCGGCTTCATG CTTGGCATGGGAAGCGCAACGGAGACACTGTGCGGGCAAGCTTTTGGGGCAGGGCAGGTTGAAATGCTGGGTGTGTACTTGCAACGGTCATGGGCAATCCTGTCGGTGACCAGTCTTTTGCTAATGCCAATATACATATTTGCTGCTCCAATCCTGAAGTTTCTGGGGCAACAGCATGATATAGCTGACAGAGCAGGAAGCTTTGCTCCTCTTGTAATCCCCCAATTTCTCTCACTTGCATTCAATTTTCCAACCCAGAAGTTCCTTCAGGCGCAGAGCAAGGTCAATATTATTGCCTGGATCGGCTTCTTCGCGCTAATCCTGCACGTTGTGATGCTGTGGCTCTTCATCTATGTGCTGCAATTAGGCTTAACTGGTGCAGCATTGGCATTTGATATCACAAGCTGGGTGATAACATTGGCTCAACTTGCTTATGTCTTTTTTTGGTGCAAGGAAGGTTGGCATGGATTGTCATGGAAGGCCTTGAAAGATATATGGCCCTTTGTTAGGCTCTCCCTTGAATCTGCTGTCATGCTTTGTCTTGAAGTTTGGTATATGATGAGCCTCATTGTTCTTGCTGGCCACCTTGATAATGCAGTCATAGCTGTTGATTCCCTCTCTATATG CATGAATTTGAATGGGTGGGAGTTCATGATCTTTATTGGAGTAAATGCTGCTGTCAG tGTGAGAGTTTCCAACGAACTGGGACTTGGACATCCAAGAGCTGCCAAATACTCTGTCTATGTGATAACACTTCAGTCCTTTCTAATTGGAATCCTTTCCATGGTGGCTATTTTGATATTTAGAGATTCTTTCGCTGTCATCTTCACTAGCAGCAAGCCTTTGCAAGAATCGGTCTCAAAACTCGCATACTTCCTTTCTGTGACTATGATTCTGAACAGCATTCAACCAGTTATTTCAG GTGTTGCTGTTGGAGGTGGGTGGCAGGCACTGGTGGCTTATATCAATGTAGGTTGTTACTATGtgtttggacttccactggGGTTTATTCTTGGTTATAAAGTTAACTTGGGAGTTAAG GGACTTTGGGGAGGTATGATATGTGGAATTGCTCTGCAAACATTGCTGCTTTTGTTGATACTTTACAAGACCAATTGGAAGAAAGAG GTGGAACAAACAAATGAAAGAATGAGGAAGTGGGGTGGACAAGAAATAAAAGTTGATAGGAGAGTGGGTTCTGCAGAAGCTTGA